In Candidatus Sulfotelmatobacter sp., the following proteins share a genomic window:
- a CDS encoding ROK family protein, whose protein sequence is MARGAIGVDLGGSHVMAAVVDETGRIHNRAEQDISDHAPDAVLATLAEVVKSALDASKYDVAGIGIGSPGNIDPASGTIRWSPNFGWENVPLGQRVRDAFPKLPIFVANDARCATLGEFVHGVGQGTENFVMLTLGTGIGGGIVAGGNLLLGAQMGAGEFGHHQIRPESGFTCTCGKVGCFEAQASGTGLIRHAMRLAPSFPRSTLLDVPREKLGSKAIRKAAQAGDPHGSAAWAAFCDDLALGLANVIAFVNPEVIALGGGVSSAGDFMLERIRPLVEAKTVTVPRGTTRIVRATLGNDAGAVGAATVAMRGGLVAQLAPPPRVAVSAT, encoded by the coding sequence ATGGCACGCGGCGCGATCGGCGTCGACCTGGGCGGCTCGCACGTGATGGCGGCCGTCGTCGACGAAACCGGCCGGATCCACAACCGAGCGGAGCAGGACATTTCCGATCACGCCCCCGACGCCGTCCTCGCGACCTTGGCCGAGGTGGTGAAGAGCGCGCTCGACGCCAGCAAGTACGACGTGGCCGGCATCGGTATCGGCTCGCCGGGCAACATCGATCCCGCCAGCGGGACCATCCGCTGGTCGCCCAACTTCGGCTGGGAGAACGTCCCGCTGGGCCAGCGCGTGCGCGACGCCTTCCCCAAGCTGCCGATCTTCGTCGCCAACGACGCGCGCTGTGCGACGCTGGGCGAGTTCGTGCACGGCGTCGGCCAGGGCACCGAGAACTTCGTGATGCTCACGCTGGGGACGGGGATCGGCGGCGGGATCGTCGCGGGCGGCAACTTGCTGCTGGGCGCGCAGATGGGCGCCGGCGAGTTCGGCCACCATCAGATCCGGCCCGAGAGCGGCTTCACGTGCACGTGCGGCAAGGTCGGGTGCTTCGAAGCGCAGGCCTCGGGGACGGGGCTGATCCGGCACGCCATGCGGCTGGCGCCCTCGTTCCCGCGCAGCACGCTGCTCGACGTCCCGCGCGAGAAGCTCGGCTCCAAGGCGATCCGCAAGGCCGCGCAGGCCGGCGACCCGCACGGGTCGGCCGCCTGGGCAGCTTTCTGCGACGACCTCGCGCTGGGGCTGGCCAACGTGATCGCGTTCGTGAACCCGGAGGTCATCGCGCTGGGCGGCGGCGTCTCGAGCGCCGGCGACTTCATGCTCGAGCGCATCCGCCCGCTGGTCGAGGCCAAGACGGTCACCGTCCCCCGCGGGACCACGCGCATCGTCCGGGCCACCCTCGGCAACGACGCCGGGGCGGTCGGGGCGGCGACCGTCGCCATGCGCGGCGGGCTGGTCGCCCAACTGGCACCGCCACCGCGGGTGGCCGTAAGCGCCACGTAA